A single Brassica rapa cultivar Chiifu-401-42 chromosome A04, CAAS_Brap_v3.01, whole genome shotgun sequence DNA region contains:
- the LOC103865898 gene encoding fluoride export protein 1 isoform X2, whose product MDHQEPYRTRSFSRESSLASSLSLSRSLPLFVNNDVDDSESVSEAGDIGDRSLRRRHSSGRSNRLFSSEDLIEQGGDDTSRQEQGSVIKPLPEHMTTSPLPTKSLLSPETNNPVKKEEPVLPKSLEYISCLIHLAVFGILGAITRYLLQKLFGPSVARVTSDGSILYLDLPSNMVGSFLMGWFGVVFKADITRVSEFLAIGLSTGYLGSLTTFSGWNQKMLDLSADGKWLYAVLGFLLGLFLASYSIILGVETAKGFRWLLDRRASSSSKERTSCLLEVNTFKMHLVSMTLMVVLLVALLAVSATQLVKEFDKGTSEAQLWLGCLVAAPGVWLRWFLARLNGRGLGKDGQYLRWVPFGTVIANAAAASAMAALATLKKSVDTTTCNTVASSIQFGLLGCLSTVSTFMAEFNAMRESDYPWRAYAYASFTIAVSFAMGTVIYSVPVWVVGFN is encoded by the exons ATGGACCATCAAGAACCATATCGAACCAGGTCTTTTAGCCGGGAGAGTAGTCTAGCCTCTTCTTTGAGCTTATCACGTAGCTTGCCTCTTTTTGTAAACAATGATGTGGATGATAGTGAGAGTGTCTCAGAGGCTGGGGATATTGGGGACCGTTCGCTCCGGAGAAGGCATAGTAGTGGTAGAAGCAACCGTTTGTTTTCTTCTGAGGATTTAATAGAACAAGGAGGCGATGATACTTCTCGTCAAGAACAAGGTTCTGTAATCAAACCTTTGCCTGAGCACATGACAACATCTCCTTTACCAACTAAGTCACTCTTGTCACCTGAGACAAACAACCCGGTA AAGAAGGAAGAGCCTGTGTTACCAAAGTCCTTGGAATACATATCATGCCTGATTCATTTGGCTGTTTTTGGGATTCTTGGAGCTATTACGAGATACTTGCTGCAGAAACTGTTTGGACCAAGTGTTGCTCGAGTAACCAGTGATGGGAGCATCTTGTACCTTGATCTTCCCTCCAACATGGTAGGATCATTCTTGATGGGTTGGTTCGGCGTCGTGTTCAAAGCAGATATAACCAGAGTCTCTGAGTTTTTAGCGATAGGATTGTCGACTGGTTACTTGGGAAGCCTCACAACGTTCAGTGGTTGGAACCAGAAGATGCTGGATCTTAGTGCTGATGGCAAATGGCTATACGCTGTTCTTGGCTTCCTATTAG GATTGTTTCTTGCGTCATACTCCATCATTCTTGGGGTAGAAACAGCCAAAGGTTTCAGATGGCTTCTTGACAgaagagcttcttcttcttctaaggAGAGAACCTCTTGTCTTCTTGAAGTTAACACGTTTAAGATGCATCTTGTGTCTATGACCTTAATGGTTGTGTTGCTTGTGGCTTTACTCGCTGTGAGTGCCACTCAGCTTGTGAAAGAGTTTGACAAAGGAACAAGCGAGGCTCAGTTATGGTTAGGTTGCTTAGTTGCAGCGCCTGGTGTGTGGCTCAGATGGTTTCTTGCTCGGCTCAATGGACGTGGACTGGGAAAAGATGGACAGTACTTGAGGTGGGTCCCGTTTGGAACTGTTATTGCAAATGCAGCTGCGGCTTCCGCCATGGCAGCTTTGGCCACGTTAAAGAAATCG GTGGACACGACAACATGTAACACGGTTGCTTCTAGCATTCAGTTTGGTCTGTTGGGATGTCTAAGCACAGTTTCAACCTTTATGGCTGAGTTCAATGCCATGAGAGAGAGTGATTATCCATGGAGAGCCTATGCGTATGCATCTTTCACCATTGCAGTTTCTTTTGCAATGGGAACTGTTATATACTCGGTCCCTGTTTGGGTTGTAGGATTCAATTAG
- the LOC103865898 gene encoding fluoride export protein 1 isoform X1, which produces MDHQEPYRTRSFSRESSLASSLSLSRSLPLFVNNDVDDSESVSEAGDIGDRSLRRRHSSGRSNRLFSSEDLIEQGGDDTSRQEQGSVIKPLPEHMTTSPLPTKSLLSPETNNPGKKEEPVLPKSLEYISCLIHLAVFGILGAITRYLLQKLFGPSVARVTSDGSILYLDLPSNMVGSFLMGWFGVVFKADITRVSEFLAIGLSTGYLGSLTTFSGWNQKMLDLSADGKWLYAVLGFLLGLFLASYSIILGVETAKGFRWLLDRRASSSSKERTSCLLEVNTFKMHLVSMTLMVVLLVALLAVSATQLVKEFDKGTSEAQLWLGCLVAAPGVWLRWFLARLNGRGLGKDGQYLRWVPFGTVIANAAAASAMAALATLKKSVDTTTCNTVASSIQFGLLGCLSTVSTFMAEFNAMRESDYPWRAYAYASFTIAVSFAMGTVIYSVPVWVVGFN; this is translated from the exons ATGGACCATCAAGAACCATATCGAACCAGGTCTTTTAGCCGGGAGAGTAGTCTAGCCTCTTCTTTGAGCTTATCACGTAGCTTGCCTCTTTTTGTAAACAATGATGTGGATGATAGTGAGAGTGTCTCAGAGGCTGGGGATATTGGGGACCGTTCGCTCCGGAGAAGGCATAGTAGTGGTAGAAGCAACCGTTTGTTTTCTTCTGAGGATTTAATAGAACAAGGAGGCGATGATACTTCTCGTCAAGAACAAGGTTCTGTAATCAAACCTTTGCCTGAGCACATGACAACATCTCCTTTACCAACTAAGTCACTCTTGTCACCTGAGACAAACAACCCG GGTAAGAAGGAAGAGCCTGTGTTACCAAAGTCCTTGGAATACATATCATGCCTGATTCATTTGGCTGTTTTTGGGATTCTTGGAGCTATTACGAGATACTTGCTGCAGAAACTGTTTGGACCAAGTGTTGCTCGAGTAACCAGTGATGGGAGCATCTTGTACCTTGATCTTCCCTCCAACATGGTAGGATCATTCTTGATGGGTTGGTTCGGCGTCGTGTTCAAAGCAGATATAACCAGAGTCTCTGAGTTTTTAGCGATAGGATTGTCGACTGGTTACTTGGGAAGCCTCACAACGTTCAGTGGTTGGAACCAGAAGATGCTGGATCTTAGTGCTGATGGCAAATGGCTATACGCTGTTCTTGGCTTCCTATTAG GATTGTTTCTTGCGTCATACTCCATCATTCTTGGGGTAGAAACAGCCAAAGGTTTCAGATGGCTTCTTGACAgaagagcttcttcttcttctaaggAGAGAACCTCTTGTCTTCTTGAAGTTAACACGTTTAAGATGCATCTTGTGTCTATGACCTTAATGGTTGTGTTGCTTGTGGCTTTACTCGCTGTGAGTGCCACTCAGCTTGTGAAAGAGTTTGACAAAGGAACAAGCGAGGCTCAGTTATGGTTAGGTTGCTTAGTTGCAGCGCCTGGTGTGTGGCTCAGATGGTTTCTTGCTCGGCTCAATGGACGTGGACTGGGAAAAGATGGACAGTACTTGAGGTGGGTCCCGTTTGGAACTGTTATTGCAAATGCAGCTGCGGCTTCCGCCATGGCAGCTTTGGCCACGTTAAAGAAATCG GTGGACACGACAACATGTAACACGGTTGCTTCTAGCATTCAGTTTGGTCTGTTGGGATGTCTAAGCACAGTTTCAACCTTTATGGCTGAGTTCAATGCCATGAGAGAGAGTGATTATCCATGGAGAGCCTATGCGTATGCATCTTTCACCATTGCAGTTTCTTTTGCAATGGGAACTGTTATATACTCGGTCCCTGTTTGGGTTGTAGGATTCAATTAG
- the LOC103865899 gene encoding uncharacterized protein LOC103865899 isoform X2, with product MRREMKVKRRELKKKKKKKKKKKKEKTRVRMLCDFCGSSSSKRYEHTKQEEALLIESELKRLRLLTRRMTGKDLDGLTFAELLLLESLLKQVLLIVKKLKKKLEEEQRLQKKEADDEGEGSTRRELVVLVEYERRSSESMQSEFERLWLLKERMSGRELAGMTYSELRLLEDEINRGLMGLHEQQFGPRMEQIATQQSEKLISQLRDAEERLGTVDSS from the exons ATGAGGAGAGAGATGAAGgtgaagagaagagaattgaagaagaagaagaagaagaagaagaagaagaagaaggagaagacgaGGGTGAGGATGCTCTGCGATTTCTGCGGATCATCATCCAGCAAGAG ATATGAACACACAAAACAAGAAGAAGCTCTG TTGATTGAGAGCGAACTCAAGCGCCTCCGGCTTTTGACCAGGAGAATGACTGGTAAAGATCTTGACGGCCTGACTTTCGCTGAGCTTCTACTACTCGAATCCCTTCTTAAACAAGTCTTGCTCATTGTCAAGAAGCTcaag AAGAAGCTGGAAGAAGAGCAAAGGCTGCAGAAGAAAGAAGCAGATGACGAGGGTGAAGGTAGTACGAGGAGAGAGCTGGTGGTTTTGGTTGAATACGAAAGACGTAGCTCTGAATCCATGCAGAGCGAGTTTGAGAGACTGTGGCTCTTGAAGGA GAGGATGAGTGGTAGAGAGCTGGCCGGTATGACTTACTCTGAGCTCCGCTTGCTTGAAGATGAGATCAACCGTGGACTAATGGGGTTGCACGAGCAACAGTTTGGACCGAGGATGGAGCAAATTGCAACGCAGCAAAGTGAG AAATTGATCTCGCAGTTGAGAGACGCTGAAGAGAGACTCGGAACAGTTGATAGTTCTTGA
- the LOC103865899 gene encoding uncharacterized protein LOC103865899 isoform X3 codes for MRREMKVKRRELKKKKKKKKKKKKEKTRVRMLCDFCGSSSSKRYEHTKQEEALLIESELKRLRLLTRRMTGKDLDGLTFAELLLLESLLKQVLLIVKKLKKKLEEEQRLQKKEADDEGEGSTRRELVVLVEYERRSSESMQSEFERLWLLKERMSGRELAGMTYSELRLLEDEINRGLMGLHEQQFGPRMEQIATQQSELRDAEERLGTVDSS; via the exons ATGAGGAGAGAGATGAAGgtgaagagaagagaattgaagaagaagaagaagaagaagaagaagaagaagaaggagaagacgaGGGTGAGGATGCTCTGCGATTTCTGCGGATCATCATCCAGCAAGAG ATATGAACACACAAAACAAGAAGAAGCTCTG TTGATTGAGAGCGAACTCAAGCGCCTCCGGCTTTTGACCAGGAGAATGACTGGTAAAGATCTTGACGGCCTGACTTTCGCTGAGCTTCTACTACTCGAATCCCTTCTTAAACAAGTCTTGCTCATTGTCAAGAAGCTcaag AAGAAGCTGGAAGAAGAGCAAAGGCTGCAGAAGAAAGAAGCAGATGACGAGGGTGAAGGTAGTACGAGGAGAGAGCTGGTGGTTTTGGTTGAATACGAAAGACGTAGCTCTGAATCCATGCAGAGCGAGTTTGAGAGACTGTGGCTCTTGAAGGA GAGGATGAGTGGTAGAGAGCTGGCCGGTATGACTTACTCTGAGCTCCGCTTGCTTGAAGATGAGATCAACCGTGGACTAATGGGGTTGCACGAGCAACAGTTTGGACCGAGGATGGAGCAAATTGCAACGCAGCAAAGTGAG TTGAGAGACGCTGAAGAGAGACTCGGAACAGTTGATAGTTCTTGA
- the LOC103865899 gene encoding uncharacterized protein LOC103865899 isoform X4: protein MRREMKKKKKEKTRVRMLCDFCGSSSSKRYEHTKQEEALLIESELKRLRLLTRRMTGKDLDGLTFAELLLLESLLKQVLLIVKKLKKKLEEEQRLQKKEADDEGEGSTRRELVVLVEYERRSSESMQSEFERLWLLKERMSGRELAGMTYSELRLLEDEINRGLMGLHEQQFGPRMEQIATQQSEVILIICCKYEILLKTDGGGLVLTFVS from the exons ATGAGGAGAGAGATGAAG aagaagaagaaggagaagacgaGGGTGAGGATGCTCTGCGATTTCTGCGGATCATCATCCAGCAAGAG ATATGAACACACAAAACAAGAAGAAGCTCTG TTGATTGAGAGCGAACTCAAGCGCCTCCGGCTTTTGACCAGGAGAATGACTGGTAAAGATCTTGACGGCCTGACTTTCGCTGAGCTTCTACTACTCGAATCCCTTCTTAAACAAGTCTTGCTCATTGTCAAGAAGCTcaag AAGAAGCTGGAAGAAGAGCAAAGGCTGCAGAAGAAAGAAGCAGATGACGAGGGTGAAGGTAGTACGAGGAGAGAGCTGGTGGTTTTGGTTGAATACGAAAGACGTAGCTCTGAATCCATGCAGAGCGAGTTTGAGAGACTGTGGCTCTTGAAGGA GAGGATGAGTGGTAGAGAGCTGGCCGGTATGACTTACTCTGAGCTCCGCTTGCTTGAAGATGAGATCAACCGTGGACTAATGGGGTTGCACGAGCAACAGTTTGGACCGAGGATGGAGCAAATTGCAACGCAGCAAAGTGAGGTAATACTAATAATCTGTTGTAAGTATGAGATCTTATTAAAAACCGATGGTGGTGGTTTGGTTCTCACTTTTGTTTCTTGA
- the LOC103865899 gene encoding uncharacterized protein LOC103865899 isoform X1, with product MRREMKVKRRELKKKKKKKKKKKKEKTRVRMLCDFCGSSSSKRYEHTKQEEALLIESELKRLRLLTRRMTGKDLDGLTFAELLLLESLLKQVLLIVKKLKKKLEEEQRLQKKEADDEGEGSTRRELVVLVEYERRSSESMQSEFERLWLLKERMSGRELAGMTYSELRLLEDEINRGLMGLHEQQFGPRMEQIATQQSEVILIICCKYEILLKTDGGGLVLTFVS from the exons ATGAGGAGAGAGATGAAGgtgaagagaagagaattgaagaagaagaagaagaagaagaagaagaagaagaaggagaagacgaGGGTGAGGATGCTCTGCGATTTCTGCGGATCATCATCCAGCAAGAG ATATGAACACACAAAACAAGAAGAAGCTCTG TTGATTGAGAGCGAACTCAAGCGCCTCCGGCTTTTGACCAGGAGAATGACTGGTAAAGATCTTGACGGCCTGACTTTCGCTGAGCTTCTACTACTCGAATCCCTTCTTAAACAAGTCTTGCTCATTGTCAAGAAGCTcaag AAGAAGCTGGAAGAAGAGCAAAGGCTGCAGAAGAAAGAAGCAGATGACGAGGGTGAAGGTAGTACGAGGAGAGAGCTGGTGGTTTTGGTTGAATACGAAAGACGTAGCTCTGAATCCATGCAGAGCGAGTTTGAGAGACTGTGGCTCTTGAAGGA GAGGATGAGTGGTAGAGAGCTGGCCGGTATGACTTACTCTGAGCTCCGCTTGCTTGAAGATGAGATCAACCGTGGACTAATGGGGTTGCACGAGCAACAGTTTGGACCGAGGATGGAGCAAATTGCAACGCAGCAAAGTGAGGTAATACTAATAATCTGTTGTAAGTATGAGATCTTATTAAAAACCGATGGTGGTGGTTTGGTTCTCACTTTTGTTTCTTGA
- the LOC103866027 gene encoding uncharacterized protein LOC103866027 isoform X2 — protein sequence MTEEKASVLCNFCCSSRYGCSSEQSLEEQDNEAVREVQRLQLLIRRMNGKDDSVSFSELLSLLSHLKEVRLIVIDQKKKIKLEEDERLRKFSTSSSKEEREEKQDHEAPLLKMKREFERRSSEPVHKELERLWLLNE from the exons ATGACGGAGGAGAAGGCGAGTGTGTTGTGCAATTTCTGCTGCAGCAGCAG ATACGGATGCAGCTCTGAGCAAAGTCTAGAGGAACAAGACAATGAAGCTGtg CGAGAGGTCCAGAGGTTACAGCTTTTGATCAGGAGGATGAATGGTAAAGACGACAGTGTGAGTTTCTCCGAGCTGCTATCCCTTCTAAGTCACTTAAAGGAGGTCCGGCTCATTGTGATTGACCAAAAG AAGAAGATTAAGCTCGAAGAAGATGAAAGGCTGCGCAAATTCTCTACCTCCAG CTctaaagaagaaagagaggagAAACAAGATCATGAAGCACCACTG CTTAAGATGAAGAGAGAATTTGAGAGACGTAGCTCTGAACCTGTGCACAAGGAGTTGGAGAGATTGTGGCTTTTGAACGAGTAA
- the LOC103866027 gene encoding uncharacterized protein LOC103866027 isoform X1 — MTEEKASVLCNFCCSSRYGCSSEQSLEEQDNEAVREVQRLQLLIRRMNGKDDSVSFSELLSLLSHLKEVRLIVIDQKKKIKLEEDERLRKFSTSSSKEEREEKQDHEAPLVRACILLSASGPYLSFLASHVCVFLQLKMKREFERRSSEPVHKELERLWLLNE; from the exons ATGACGGAGGAGAAGGCGAGTGTGTTGTGCAATTTCTGCTGCAGCAGCAG ATACGGATGCAGCTCTGAGCAAAGTCTAGAGGAACAAGACAATGAAGCTGtg CGAGAGGTCCAGAGGTTACAGCTTTTGATCAGGAGGATGAATGGTAAAGACGACAGTGTGAGTTTCTCCGAGCTGCTATCCCTTCTAAGTCACTTAAAGGAGGTCCGGCTCATTGTGATTGACCAAAAG AAGAAGATTAAGCTCGAAGAAGATGAAAGGCTGCGCAAATTCTCTACCTCCAG CTctaaagaagaaagagaggagAAACAAGATCATGAAGCACCACTGGTGCGTGCTTGTATATTGTTGTCAGCCTCTGGTCCCTATCTCTCTTTTCTTGCCTCTCACGTTTGTGTGTTCTTGCAGCTTAAGATGAAGAGAGAATTTGAGAGACGTAGCTCTGAACCTGTGCACAAGGAGTTGGAGAGATTGTGGCTTTTGAACGAGTAA